ATCCGGTGCGATGCGCTGTGCCTCCTGTTCGGACAGGACACAGTGGCCACGATGGCGCGAGATCATGTGCCCGACCTCGTGCAGGATGATGTGGTCCTGGTGAAAACCACTGGTGTTGGCGGCGTAGGCGATCACGTCGTGGTCGGCGTGCTGTTGCCACAACCCGGAGCTGTCCCCACGGGTCCACACGATCGGGCACAGGTCGATGTCGCGGCCGCGGTGTTGTTCGAGCCGGTCGAGGAAATCGTTGATGTCCCACGGGTGTGGCACACCGATGTGGCCGAGCAGCTCGTCGACCCGTCTGCGACAGCGAACGCGCAGGTCGGATCGGTCCACGGTGGCACTCCCCTCTCCGCTGGTCGCCGATCCGCTGTCCGGCGGGCGCAGGCACCACGGTGTCACGCCCACGACGTCGATATCCGTACCATTCATGATCGCATTATTGGTGACGCGGCCGCATCGGTTCACACACCCGCCGGGAGGTCGCCGAGTTGACCGCTCACCCGCGCTTGTGACGTTGCCCGACAACCACCGGTCCTCCGGCAGCTCCGCCGGCCGCGGTGCTACTCGATCCGCGGGCATCCGGTCGCGGTGCTGGGATGCCGTCCGTCGTAGACGGTCCCGATGAGGTACGCGCAGGTCGGTGTTCCCGCCGGGCCGCGGAGCTCGCTGATGTTGTCGATGCGCAGGAGGGCGAGACTGCGGTCATCGGCGATTCGGGAACGGCCGAAGTCGATCGTGCCCGTGGCTCCCTCGAACGAGGTGTCACGAAGTTGCTGGGCCACCTCGGCGCGGTGTGGGGTGAGGCCGCTCTTCGTCGGCCCCCGGTCGTGGCGGATGGCGATGACGGTGTTGACGAACAATCCCGCGGCGTCGTACAGGCCGCCGACCCGCTCGCCGGGCCAGGGCATGTTCGGCGCTTCCGTTCGCGGCAGCTGTGCGCGTAGTGTCTCGCGCAGCTTGCGGTAGCCGCTGCAGAACGCGTTGAGCTGTGTTCCTCCCGCGGGTAGTGAGTTGGCACGGCCGGCCACGCAGTCCTCGCCCGCCAGGATCACGGGGCTTCCCATGCCGACGTAGGAGATCGTCACACCGTTGAACTCGGTGGTTTTGCGGCTGCGCTGGTCGGAGACGAACCGCGACACCGCGTCCGAAGCCACGATCATGGGGAGTTCGGCTGAGTCCGGACAGTTGCGGCGGACGGTGCGCAGGAAGTCGCCGAAAGTGTTCTCCCGGCCCGCGTAGAACGCGATCTCCCGGCTGCGGTCGGTGTCCTCGGCGCACAACGGTGCCAACTCGCTGACCGAACGCTGCCACGTGCGCTCTTCCAGCGCGATGTCGATACTGTCGAACTTCTCGGTCAGCGCCGAGACGAGCGTCGCCGCATAGATGTTCCGTCCGCTCGTGGACGGGTGGTACAGGGTGACCTTCGGCGAGTTGAGGTGTGCCGCGTAGTTGACGATCAGCTCGGCCTGTTTCTCGTTTCCCGGCACGAGCTGGAAGTAGAGCGGAGTGAGCTCGGCCAGCTCGGTGCTGGTCAGTGTGGAGCCGAGGACGGGGATGCCGTGCTCGCCGAGGATGCGGATGGCCTGTTCGGTCTCGGTCACGCTGCGGTCCATTCCCACAACGCCGAGGATGGTGGGATCGGATTCGATGAGCGGCACGAGAAGCTCCCGTGTCACCTCGGGCGCACCCCGCATTCCCGTCCCACCGTTGGCGATGATGATCCGAAGCAGCGGCTCCGTCGCGGACCGTTTGTTCTGTTCTCGCTGGCGCAGCAGCAGTCCTTCCAGTTCTTCCGCCACGGCGTGATCGGTGCGGGGACCGAACCGGCTGTTGGTCAACCCCGCGAAATAGATCAGTGTGACGTAAGGCCGATCAGGGTTACCGGCATGCAGCCGTTTCGCCCGTTCGTTCTGCGTGTGTACGGCGGACTGCGCGTAACGCAGCCGCTCGTTGGCACCGAACACCTGTGCGGTGCTGTCGCTGTAGCCGAGACACTGCTCGCCGGCGGCACCCAGCCGACTCACGCGGGTGGCTACCGTTCCTGCCGCCCATCGCTCGAACGCGGCGCAGCTCGATGTCCAGGATTGGCTGACTGTGATGGCGGGCTGGATCAGCCCCGCGGCCAGCAGGACCAGCACGAGCGCCTCGCACACGTACCGTCGTGCCAGCAGCGGAGCACGTCGGGGATGCCAGCTCGCCGCCTCCTGCCAGGCTTGTCGGTCCTCGCCGGTGGTTTCGGGCTCGGGTGTGGCGGGTGGAAGTTCGATGTGCAGGTAGCGCGCGTCGGGAGCGAGTTTCTGCCGCCGGGTGGGCAGCCGTCGCTGCCATTCGGAGAGGGCTTCGTTCGCGTGTACGGCGGCGGTCAGCGAGGGGGTGGGGTCCTGCGGGGCCTGGGGAGGGTCGTCGGTGGCCGCGACGACGAGGAGCGGATCGAGTTTGCCGGTCTCGTTGCGTACTTCGTTGATCAGTCGCAACAATTCCCAGCCACCGTTGGTGTCGCGGACGTTGTCCAGTAGAACCGTGGCGTAGGTGGTACGGCGCCAGCCGGCCCTGTGCGGCAGGATTCGCAATCGTCTGCGCCGGTAGGCGATGCGGAGGTCCTCCAGGAAAGCGTGCAGCAGCAGTTTCTTGATCTGTTCCTGGCTTTCGGAGGCGCGCCGGTCGAGCGTTAGGCGCTCGGCGAAGCCCTGGAGGCCGATGGAGTGCCGCGGCACCATGAACGGCTGACGCATGATCCAGCGTGCTTCGCGGCCGAGGCCCGGGACTCTGCCCGCCAGCCACCGCATCCCGAGGAGTTGGCCGATCCAGAGGAATACGCTCAGCACGAAGCGGGTCAGAGCGTGCGGAACTTCGGAGATGAGCGTGCGCAACCCTCCGGTTCCCGGGCGGCCGCCGGTCCACTCCCGCAGCAGGTGGAGTACGGGTTTGTCGCGTTTTCCCTGTTCCGGCGGCAGGTGTTGCCGTGTCAGCCACTCGATGAGCTTGTAGTTGTCGAATTCGCCGATGCCGCCGGAGGTGAACTCGTCCTTACCGAGTTCCTGCTGGATCGCGTGCAGGAGGGGGAGCAGACGTTGGGTTGGATCGTCGGTGGTGGTGTCGACGACCTCGTCCGCGTCGATGAGGGCGTGGGGAACCTGCGGCAGTGCGGTGTCCAGGGACTCCTTCAGCGTCGGCAGGAAATCCGTGACCGAGTGGTCCCGGTGCAGGCAGACGAGCGGAAGAGGCTGGTCACCACGCCGATCGTGTGGTGACGGCGCGGTGAACAACCGTGGCCGGTGGTACAGGTTCCGGATCAGTGTCAGAAGCGCGTGCAACCCCGTGAAATGCGGGAGGGATCGATCAGACTCCATTGAGCCCCCTCGGATCCGGCTGCGTGAACGTGTCGGGGGATGTTACTCGCCGGAGTCGTCCGCTGTGTCTGATTCGGGAAACCGGACAACCGCACCTTCGTACCCAGTGGACAGTGCAGGGCTAGCGGTCGTCGACCGTGTAGGGGTGCGGATCGTGTTGGTGCGGTTTGGGTCTGGTGACTTCCGCTATGCGCGGATGGTCCAGCTGCCGTGGCAGAACCACTGCCCGTGTGATCCTCGCGTGCGTTGCGCGGCTCAGGTGCTAGCAGGAGCAGGCGGCAGGTGAACGGTCATGATCAGACGGCAGACCTCGGTGCCCGTTCCGAGGTAGGTGTGCGGTGCGTCGCCGCCTGGATCGCATCGGGCCTTGGAACGCCTGACGCCGGGTCTGATGATCGCGGGTTCAGGCAGGCCCCCGCGCGAGTGGATCTCGAGCTTGGCGCAGAAGAACGATGAAGGGGTTGGCAATGATTTCGTCACGGTGACGATGAGTGGAGTGCGGGGACCGGTGAATGCCACGGTCTCGACCTCGAGGGATCGGGAAGGTGTTCACGGGATGCTTGCCATCGAACGACAGACGGCGCTAAGCGCCCACGCTCCTGGTCGGAGACTCTGTCTGTTGGCGTGCTGAAGGCTGTGTGCTGGTTCCGCAGACAAGGCATGATCATCTGCGGGTAGTGTGCTCGTCGACCTGGGAGCAGGCTCGCCGTTGGGTGCGGGGATGGGTTTCGTACATGCGCAGGGCGAGGCCGCAGGCGGAGGCGAGGCTCAGGGAGGCGGCGGCCCAGACAGCAGCGCGTAGGTCGGTGAGGTCGGCGACGATGCCGCCGAGGACAGCACCGGCGGCGTATCCGCTGTCGCGCCAGAGGCGGTAGACGCCGACGGAGCGCGCGCGCCAGCTGGGGTGGGCGACGTCGCCGATGGCGGCCAGCAGTGTGGGGTAGACCATCGCTGTTCCGGTACCGAGCAGCACGGTGGCCAGTGCCCATGTGGGGAAAGTGCCGGCGACGGCGATGAGCGCCAGGGCCGCGGCTTGGGTGAGCATGCCGACGGTGATGAGGCGTTTGCGCCCCCACCGGTCGGACAGCGCTCCCGTGGCGAGTTGGCCCGCTCCCCAGACCGCGGGGTAGAGCGCGACCAGCAGGCCGACCTGGCCGACGGGCAGTCCGGCGCCGGCGAACAGCAGGGGGAACAGGCCCCAGGACAAACCGAAGTTGAGGTTGTTGACCAGGCCGGCCTGGCTGGCCGAGGACAAAGCCGGTTCGGTGAGGGTGGTGCGGGTGAAGACGTGCCGGTTGGTCAGCTCGGTGTGGCCGTCGTCGGAACCGTGGTGGGCGGCTTCGAGGCGGGCGTGCTCGCGGGTTTCGCGGACCACCAGCGTCGACAGGGCGAGGCCGAGCACGACGTAGGCCGCGCCGAGCAGGAACGGTATGGGGCGCAGCCCGAAGTGCTCGGCGAGATAGCCGGCCAGGGCCGAGGTGACCGCGACCGCGCCGTATCCGGCTGCTTCGTTGAAGCCCATCGCCAGTCCACGTTGGCGAGGTCCGACGAGGTCGACTTTCATGATCACAGTGGTTGACCAGGTCAGCCCCTGGTTGATGCCGAGCAGGAGGTTTGCGGCGACGATCCAGCTCCAGTTGGGAGCGAAGATCAGCATCGCTGGCACGGGAATGGCGATCAGCCAGCCGGCGATCAGCACGGGTTTGCGGCCGAAGCGATCCGACCAGGTGCCGGCGAAGTAGTTGGTGGTGGCCTTGCTGAGCCCGAACACGAGCACGTAGCTCAGCAGGAACGTGTAGCCGGTCAGGTGAAACTCCTGCTCGGCCAGCAGCGGCAGCACGGTTTGTTCCTGGCCGACCATGCCGCCGACCAGGGCGTTGACAACGACGAGCAGGCTGAACTGGGCCAGGTTGGCGCGCAGACCCAACCGCAGAGCGGTGGTGCTCATTCCCCTTCCTCCAGGGAACGTCCAGTGGTTGTGGTCCAGTCCTGCGGGCCGCCTTCGAGGACGGCGAGGTCGCGGTGCCCGGCCGCAGAGGCGAGTACCTGGGTGCCTTCGGTGGCCGCCAGCTGGCGCATGCCGGAGACATCGACCAAGTAGGCCGAGTTGCCCAGCCCCTCATCGACCAGCGGAACCAGATCCACCGTGCTCATCGCAACACCTCCCGTCGGAGTGGGCTTTTCCTGACGCAGTCTCCGTTATACGCTATTCCACGGAATATTGGAGGAAAGATGGCTGATCATTATGCCAAGGCAGCGCTGTTCGACCAGTTCGCCCGCGTCGGCAAGGCACTGGGCAGTGGCAAGAGGCTCGAACTGCTCGATCTGCTCGCCCAGGGCGAGCGCACCGTGGAGTCGTTGGCCCGCACGGCCCAGCTGGGCACCACCACCGCCTCGGCGCATTTGCAGACCCTCAAGCAGGCGAACCTGGTCACCACCCGCCGGGAGGGCACCAAGATCTACTATCGGCTGGCCGGCACTGACGTCGCCGCGCTGTACGCGTTGGTACGCAACGTGGCCAGTGCTCACCTGCCCGACGTAGCCACGGCCAGCACCGCCTACCTCGGCCCGGACGATGCCGAGCACGTCAGCCGCGAGGAACTGCTCCGCCGAGCCCAGGACGATAACGTGATCGTGCTCGACGTGCGCCCCCGTGAGGAATACGAGGCCGGACATATCCCCGGCGCGGTCTCGATCCCGCTGGAGGAACTGGCCGGCAAGCTCGACACCATCCCGGCCGACCAGGAGGTCGTCGCCTACTGCCGCGGCCGCTACTGCGTGCTCGCCCACGACGCGGTGCGCTTGCTGACCACCCACGGGCGCACCGCCCACCGCCTGGACGACG
This portion of the Actinopolyspora lacussalsi genome encodes:
- a CDS encoding hypothetical protein (product_source=Hypo-rule applied; superfamily=102588) is translated as MNGTDIDVVGVTPWCLRPPDSGSATSGEGSATVDRSDLRVRCRRRVDELLGHIGVPHPWDINDFLDRLEQHRGRDIDLCPIVWTRGDSSGLWQQHADHDVIAYAANTSGFHQDHIILHEVGHMISRHRGHCVLSEQEAQRIAPDLAPAALAHLLDRATGESQEHEAETVASLLHQRARRRPHVAGEAPPMTARRLARVDYIFGG
- a CDS encoding hypothetical protein (product_source=Hypo-rule applied; pfam=PF01094; superfamily=53822), producing the protein MESDRSLPHFTGLHALLTLIRNLYHRPRLFTAPSPHDRRGDQPLPLVCLHRDHSVTDFLPTLKESLDTALPQVPHALIDADEVVDTTTDDPTQRLLPLLHAIQQELGKDEFTSGGIGEFDNYKLIEWLTRQHLPPEQGKRDKPVLHLLREWTGGRPGTGGLRTLISEVPHALTRFVLSVFLWIGQLLGMRWLAGRVPGLGREARWIMRQPFMVPRHSIGLQGFAERLTLDRRASESQEQIKKLLLHAFLEDLRIAYRRRRLRILPHRAGWRRTTYATVLLDNVRDTNGGWELLRLINEVRNETGKLDPLLVVAATDDPPQAPQDPTPSLTAAVHANEALSEWQRRLPTRRQKLAPDARYLHIELPPATPEPETTGEDRQAWQEAASWHPRRAPLLARRYVCEALVLVLLAAGLIQPAITVSQSWTSSCAAFERWAAGTVATRVSRLGAAGEQCLGYSDSTAQVFGANERLRYAQSAVHTQNERAKRLHAGNPDRPYVTLIYFAGLTNSRFGPRTDHAVAEELEGLLLRQREQNKRSATEPLLRIIIANGGTGMRGAPEVTRELLVPLIESDPTILGVVGMDRSVTETEQAIRILGEHGIPVLGSTLTSTELAELTPLYFQLVPGNEKQAELIVNYAAHLNSPKVTLYHPSTSGRNIYAATLVSALTEKFDSIDIALEERTWQRSVSELAPLCAEDTDRSREIAFYAGRENTFGDFLRTVRRNCPDSAELPMIVASDAVSRFVSDQRSRKTTEFNGVTISYVGMGSPVILAGEDCVAGRANSLPAGGTQLNAFCSGYRKLRETLRAQLPRTEAPNMPWPGERVGGLYDAAGLFVNTVIAIRHDRGPTKSGLTPHRAEVAQQLRDTSFEGATGTIDFGRSRIADDRSLALLRIDNISELRGPAGTPTCAYLIGTVYDGRHPSTATGCPRIE
- a CDS encoding MFS family permease (product_source=COG0477; cath_funfam=1.20.1250.20; cog=COG0477; pfam=PF07690; superfamily=103473; transmembrane_helix_parts=Inside_1_11,TMhelix_12_31,Outside_32_45,TMhelix_46_63,Inside_64_83,TMhelix_84_101,Outside_102_105,TMhelix_106_128,Inside_129_140,TMhelix_141_163,Outside_164_172,TMhelix_173_192,Inside_193_239,TMhelix_240_262,Outside_263_266,TMhelix_267_289,Inside_290_295,TMhelix_296_318,Outside_319_321,TMhelix_322_344,Inside_345_427), giving the protein MSTTALRLGLRANLAQFSLLVVVNALVGGMVGQEQTVLPLLAEQEFHLTGYTFLLSYVLVFGLSKATTNYFAGTWSDRFGRKPVLIAGWLIAIPVPAMLIFAPNWSWIVAANLLLGINQGLTWSTTVIMKVDLVGPRQRGLAMGFNEAAGYGAVAVTSALAGYLAEHFGLRPIPFLLGAAYVVLGLALSTLVVRETREHARLEAAHHGSDDGHTELTNRHVFTRTTLTEPALSSASQAGLVNNLNFGLSWGLFPLLFAGAGLPVGQVGLLVALYPAVWGAGQLATGALSDRWGRKRLITVGMLTQAAALALIAVAGTFPTWALATVLLGTGTAMVYPTLLAAIGDVAHPSWRARSVGVYRLWRDSGYAAGAVLGGIVADLTDLRAAVWAAASLSLASACGLALRMYETHPRTQRRACSQVDEHTTRR
- a CDS encoding hypothetical protein (product_source=Hypo-rule applied; cath_funfam=3.40.250.10; superfamily=52821), whose translation is MSTVDLVPLVDEGLGNSAYLVDVSGMRQLAATEGTQVLASAAGHRDLAVLEGGPQDWTTTTGRSLEEGE
- a CDS encoding rhodanese-related sulfurtransferase/DNA-binding transcriptional ArsR family regulator (product_source=COG0607/COG0640; cath_funfam=1.10.10.10,3.40.250.10; cog=COG0607,COG0640; pfam=PF00581,PF12840; smart=SM00418,SM00450; superfamily=46785,52821) — its product is MADHYAKAALFDQFARVGKALGSGKRLELLDLLAQGERTVESLARTAQLGTTTASAHLQTLKQANLVTTRREGTKIYYRLAGTDVAALYALVRNVASAHLPDVATASTAYLGPDDAEHVSREELLRRAQDDNVIVLDVRPREEYEAGHIPGAVSIPLEELAGKLDTIPADQEVVAYCRGRYCVLAHDAVRLLTTHGRTAHRLDDGILEWRLADLPVVTT